A window of the Nitrospinota bacterium genome harbors these coding sequences:
- the rplQ gene encoding 50S ribosomal protein L17 — translation MRHLKSGRKLNRTSTHRKALMRNLVTAVLIHERIATTVAKAKESRRYIDKMITLGKEGKLNSRRKALDFVKSKQAVAKLFSTLKERYANRNGGYTRIFKIGPRVGDNAEMAIIELVDTDVKVEPKKKKE, via the coding sequence ATGCGCCATTTAAAATCGGGGAGAAAACTGAATAGAACTTCAACCCATAGAAAGGCTTTAATGAGGAATTTAGTAACCGCCGTCTTGATTCATGAAAGAATCGCAACAACAGTTGCCAAGGCAAAAGAATCGCGGAGATATATTGATAAGATGATAACTTTGGGCAAAGAAGGGAAGCTAAATTCGCGACGTAAGGCATTAGATTTTGTAAAAAGCAAGCAGGCAGTTGCTAAGCTTTTTTCAACCCTAAAAGAGAGATATGCCAATAGAAATGGGGGTTATACCAGGATTTTTAAAATAGGGCCACGGGTAGGTGATAATGCAGAAATGGCGATAATAGAGTTGGTTGATACTGATGTAAAAGTAGAGCCAAAAAAGAAGAAAGAAG
- a CDS encoding DNA-directed RNA polymerase subunit alpha → MKNFWEDFQRPKRLEFEKDALTETYGKFTAEPFERGFGITIGHAIRRALLSSIRGSAITAVKIDGVFHEFSTIPGVLEDVSEIILNVKQIITKLNVDHPKTISLHAKKKGEVKAGDIEHDADVEILNPDLHIATLNEEGNLNMDMIVKWGRGYSPAERNVEENQDIQLIPIDAIFSPIKKVNFAVENTRVGHSTDYDKLILEVTTKGSVKPEDAIAHAAKMLKDHAQIFINFEEEPEPEVPEVDEEKLRMVANLKRSVEELELSVRSANCLKNADIKTISDLVQKTEMEMLKTRNFGRKSLNEIKEILSGMGLSLGMKLEGIDLAQEEKKEKKK, encoded by the coding sequence ATGAAGAACTTCTGGGAGGATTTTCAACGGCCCAAGAGGTTAGAATTTGAAAAAGACGCTTTAACAGAAACATACGGAAAATTTACAGCAGAGCCTTTTGAAAGAGGATTTGGTATTACTATAGGTCATGCCATTAGACGGGCTTTATTATCATCTATACGCGGTTCCGCTATTACAGCGGTAAAAATTGATGGTGTTTTTCATGAATTTTCAACAATACCAGGAGTACTCGAGGACGTCTCGGAGATAATCCTTAACGTAAAGCAGATCATCACAAAATTGAATGTCGATCATCCCAAAACAATAAGTCTCCATGCAAAGAAAAAAGGAGAGGTTAAAGCAGGGGATATTGAACACGATGCAGATGTGGAAATATTGAACCCTGATTTGCATATCGCGACTTTAAATGAAGAGGGTAACTTGAATATGGATATGATTGTAAAATGGGGCAGGGGATACTCGCCTGCAGAAAGGAATGTTGAAGAGAATCAAGATATCCAGTTGATCCCCATTGATGCTATATTCTCTCCTATAAAAAAGGTAAATTTTGCCGTTGAAAATACAAGAGTTGGTCATTCTACAGATTACGATAAATTAATTCTTGAAGTTACTACAAAGGGATCAGTAAAACCAGAGGATGCAATAGCTCATGCTGCTAAAATGTTAAAAGATCATGCTCAAATATTTATTAATTTCGAAGAAGAACCAGAACCAGAAGTTCCTGAGGTAGATGAAGAAAAACTCAGGATGGTTGCAAATTTAAAGAGAAGCGTTGAAGAACTAGAGCTTTCGGTTCGGTCGGCTAACTGTCTCAAGAATGCTGATATAAAAACCATTTCTGATTTGGTTCAAAAAACCGAGATGGAAATGTTAAAAACACGAAATTTTGGCAGAAAGTCTCTAAATGAGATTAAAGAGATCTTATCAGGAATGGGGCTTTCTCTGGGGATGAAGTTAGAAGGTATTGACCTAGCACAAGAAGAGAAAAAAGAAAAAAAGAAATAG